The following is a genomic window from Alkaliphilus sp. B6464.
TTCTCCACTCTGTTAACTATAACCTTTATTTTTTTATTTTTATCTTTTAAATTTATAGTTTTAATCATAGCATATGCATCTGTTATAGATGTTGGTTCAGGCGTAGTAACAATTATAATTTCTTGAGCTGAAAGAACAAAAGATAGAACTGAGTTAGATAAACCTGCTCCTGTATCAATTAAAATAATATCTGCGTAATTATTTATAGAATTGAGCTTTTCAATTAACTGCTGTATAGATGCTAAAGACATATCTACTAATTCAAGGACTCCCGATCCACCAGATATAATTTTTATGTCATTAGGGCCATTTATCATAACTTCATCTAAAGATTTATCATTATGTATAACGTCAAGTAAAGTATATTTAGGGACTGTTCCTAAAATTACATCAATGTTAGCTAGACCTAAATCTGCATCTATAATAACTACTCGATTATTTAATTTGGTCAATTCCATACCTAGATTAATTGTAAAGTTTGTTTTGCCAACCCCACCCTTTCCACTAGTAACACATATTATTCTAGCGTCCTTAGTGCTATTCTCATTATGTGTGGCAATTTGTTTAGAATACATTCTTCTACTATTAATTAACTCTCGCAATTTGGCGGCTTGGTCCATCTTATTAAATCTCCTTCAGTAACATATCTAAAATTTTATTTGAAGTTACCACTTCAATATCATCAGGAACACTTTGTCCAGTAGTTACATAGGAAATATATTCAGGTTCTCTCATAGCAATATTTAAAATTGGTCCGTAGGTGCTAACTTCATCTAATTTTGTAAAAATAATTTTATAACCATCTATAAAACTGTATGTTTTTAAAATATCTTTTAAATCACTATTCTTAGTGGTCGAGCTAATTACTAAATAAACACTTTTATTTTTTACTTCATTTAAAAGTAAAGCTAATTCATCTACATGTTCACTATTCTTATGACTTCTGCCAGCAGTATCAATCATGATTATATCGCTATTGCTAAGACGATCAAGGGCAGCATGAATTTCCTTAGGCGAATAAATTACTTCCAATGGAATATTTAAAATATCACTATAAACCTTCAATTGTTCTACAGCAGCTATACGATATGTATCTGCACTTATTAATCCAACATTTAAACCTTTTTCCAAATTATAGTTTGCAGCAATTTTCGCAATTGTAGTTGTTTTACCTACACCTGTAGGACCGACAAAAAATATAACCTTTGAATTAAAGTCTATATTGTTATTAATAGTTGTTGGTATAATCTGTGCCAGGATTTTTTTGATAGTTTCTTTGTCTTTCATTTCTAAATCGTTAATATCAATATCGCAGTTATTTAAAAGCTCATTAATTAATTCCTCATCTATTTCATTTTCACGCAAAACGTTATATATGTAGCTATTTTTTTTACTATTTAAATCATCAGTTGCTTTTGATAAGTTAATACTTTGCATTTGGTTGACTACAGTACCTAGCATAGATTTAATATCATTTATTTCCATTTGTAGTTCCTTATCTTTAGACTTTAACGTTGCTCTTTCTCTTAGATTTATCTCTTGAGCCTTAGCCATATTGGTTATATTAGTCATTGTTGTAGCTATTTCATTTTCTTCAATTGCAGCTACCACTTCTACAACTGATTTTTTTAAGAAACCAAATATACCTTTAGGTTT
Proteins encoded in this region:
- a CDS encoding MinD/ParA family protein translates to MDQAAKLRELINSRRMYSKQIATHNENSTKDARIICVTSGKGGVGKTNFTINLGMELTKLNNRVVIIDADLGLANIDVILGTVPKYTLLDVIHNDKSLDEVMINGPNDIKIISGGSGVLELVDMSLASIQQLIEKLNSINNYADIILIDTGAGLSNSVLSFVLSAQEIIIVTTPEPTSITDAYAMIKTINLKDKNKKIKVIVNRVENITEGNIAFEKLNNASKRFLSMNLEKLGHIFDDNSVSKSVKKQRPFTMEYPNSIASKNIKNIAIKLVNDVTFESSNAFDNFFKKLVNFLR
- the flhF gene encoding flagellar biosynthesis protein FlhF, producing MKVKKFYGVDNHDVITKVKSELGSNAVILHQRKVKPKGIFGFLKKSVVEVVAAIEENEIATTMTNITNMAKAQEINLRERATLKSKDKELQMEINDIKSMLGTVVNQMQSINLSKATDDLNSKKNSYIYNVLRENEIDEELINELLNNCDIDINDLEMKDKETIKKILAQIIPTTINNNIDFNSKVIFFVGPTGVGKTTTIAKIAANYNLEKGLNVGLISADTYRIAAVEQLKVYSDILNIPLEVIYSPKEIHAALDRLSNSDIIMIDTAGRSHKNSEHVDELALLLNEVKNKSVYLVISSTTKNSDLKDILKTYSFIDGYKIIFTKLDEVSTYGPILNIAMREPEYISYVTTGQSVPDDIEVVTSNKILDMLLKEI